A part of Candidatus Deferrimicrobium borealis genomic DNA contains:
- a CDS encoding glycogen/starch/alpha-glucan phosphorylase — protein sequence MKQYGCGPVRFTGTPGALYERHLLFDNVRNLTAVGARERFEAAARSVRDVLSQRWLRTEETYRRRNCKRVYYLSMEFLIGRSLANNVTNLLLDPAVNDAIRQSEINWHELLEQEPDAGLGNGGLGRLAACFLDSMATMQIPAMGYGLRYEYGIFKQTLQDGWQRELPDNWLRRPDPWEVARLDETVEVKLNCSFEVHERTLRPVVGRPSSLIGVPFDRPVVGYGGKTINTLRLWAAAAHESFDFQEFSGGDFVAALAETLSAESLTRVLYPDDSTSMGQGLRFVQEYFLVACSLADLVRRFRLGNADWSRLPEQVAVQLNDTHPSMAIPELMRILLDEAHLGWDEAWDVTQRTLAYTNHTLLPEALEKWPVAWFELLSPRLLEIIHEINRRLLDEIRTRFPGDGGRLERASLIGEGPTPHVRMANLAIVGSHSINGVAEIHSRLLRTVTVKDLAELYPERFSNKTNGVTPRRWLLMSNPALADTITEAIGAGWRTDLGQLRELKPLADDNAFRDAFRRASREAKSRFADWLRRTTGETVDPDSIFDCQIKRIHEYKRQLLNALRIVVLYNRLRDNPHLDMPPRTFFFAGKAAPAYRLAKVIIKFINNLAGTIDGDPAMRGRLKVLFLPDYCVSLAERLIPASDVSNQISTAGYEASGTSNMKFMMNGALTLGTRDGATIEMAEEGGEENFFLFGLTADQVAASRGWYDPQWHYDNEPETRAALDLIFSDHFSRSEPGVFTPLRDALLTHGDHFMHLADLKSYLEADQRLRDLYSDPNAWTRKAILNVAASGKFSSDRTIAEYAAAIWKVESCPVP from the coding sequence ATGAAGCAGTACGGTTGCGGTCCCGTCCGGTTCACCGGAACGCCCGGTGCGCTGTACGAACGGCACCTCCTCTTCGATAACGTCAGGAACCTGACGGCCGTCGGCGCTCGCGAGCGTTTCGAGGCCGCAGCCCGCTCCGTGCGCGACGTCCTCTCGCAGCGATGGCTGCGTACGGAGGAGACCTATCGGCGCCGGAATTGCAAGCGCGTCTACTATCTCTCGATGGAGTTTCTCATCGGCCGATCGTTGGCCAACAACGTTACCAACCTTCTGCTCGACCCGGCCGTGAACGACGCGATCAGGCAATCGGAGATCAATTGGCACGAACTCCTCGAGCAGGAACCCGACGCGGGTCTCGGCAACGGAGGGTTGGGGCGCCTGGCGGCTTGCTTTCTCGACTCGATGGCCACGATGCAAATCCCGGCCATGGGCTATGGCCTGCGGTACGAATACGGGATTTTCAAACAGACCCTTCAGGACGGCTGGCAACGTGAACTGCCGGACAACTGGCTCCGGCGCCCGGACCCGTGGGAAGTGGCGCGCCTGGACGAGACGGTCGAAGTGAAGCTGAACTGCTCGTTCGAGGTCCACGAAAGGACATTGCGCCCGGTGGTTGGTCGGCCGTCCAGCCTGATCGGCGTCCCCTTCGACCGTCCCGTGGTGGGCTACGGCGGCAAGACCATCAATACGCTCAGGCTGTGGGCTGCGGCGGCACACGAGAGCTTCGATTTTCAGGAATTCAGCGGCGGCGATTTCGTGGCGGCCCTTGCGGAGACACTCTCGGCCGAATCGCTCACGCGTGTCCTGTATCCCGACGACTCCACGAGCATGGGTCAAGGCCTGCGCTTCGTGCAGGAATACTTTCTCGTGGCCTGCTCCCTGGCTGATCTCGTGCGACGCTTCCGCCTTGGCAACGCCGATTGGAGCAGGCTCCCGGAACAGGTCGCCGTTCAGCTCAACGATACACACCCTTCGATGGCGATTCCCGAGCTGATGCGCATTCTTCTCGACGAGGCGCACCTCGGATGGGACGAGGCGTGGGACGTCACGCAACGGACCCTGGCATACACAAACCACACCCTTCTGCCCGAAGCGCTGGAGAAGTGGCCGGTTGCCTGGTTCGAGCTCCTGTCGCCGCGGCTGCTGGAAATCATCCATGAAATCAACCGGCGGCTGCTCGATGAGATCCGGACTCGCTTCCCCGGCGACGGGGGCAGGCTCGAGCGGGCGAGCCTGATCGGGGAAGGTCCGACCCCGCACGTCCGAATGGCCAACCTGGCGATCGTCGGATCGCACAGCATCAACGGAGTTGCCGAAATTCACTCCCGGCTGCTGCGCACGGTGACGGTCAAAGACCTGGCGGAACTATATCCCGAACGATTCAGCAACAAGACCAACGGCGTCACTCCGCGCCGCTGGCTGCTCATGTCCAACCCGGCGCTTGCGGATACGATCACCGAGGCCATCGGGGCCGGCTGGAGGACCGACCTCGGCCAGTTGAGGGAATTAAAGCCGCTCGCCGACGACAACGCGTTTCGCGACGCCTTTCGCAGGGCCAGTCGCGAGGCGAAGTCACGGTTTGCCGATTGGCTCAGGCGGACCACCGGCGAGACGGTGGACCCGGACAGCATCTTCGATTGTCAGATCAAGCGGATCCACGAATACAAACGGCAACTCTTGAACGCGCTCCGCATCGTGGTGCTCTACAACCGGTTGCGGGACAATCCGCATCTCGACATGCCGCCTCGAACGTTCTTCTTCGCCGGCAAGGCGGCGCCCGCCTATCGACTGGCCAAGGTCATCATCAAGTTCATCAACAACCTCGCCGGTACCATCGACGGCGATCCGGCGATGCGCGGCCGGCTCAAGGTCCTCTTCCTGCCCGACTACTGCGTTTCCCTCGCCGAACGGCTGATCCCCGCCAGCGATGTCTCCAACCAGATCTCCACGGCCGGATACGAAGCCAGCGGCACGAGCAACATGAAGTTCATGATGAACGGGGCGCTGACCCTCGGAACGCGCGACGGGGCCACCATCGAGATGGCGGAAGAAGGGGGCGAGGAGAATTTCTTCCTCTTCGGCTTGACGGCGGACCAGGTGGCGGCGAGCCGGGGTTGGTACGATCCGCAATGGCACTATGACAACGAGCCGGAGACCCGTGCGGCGTTGGACCTGATCTTTTCCGATCACTTCAGCCGTTCTGAGCCGGGCGTCTTCACGCCGTTGCGTGACGCATTGCTGACACACGGGGACCATTTCATGCACCTGGCGGATCTCAAGTCCTATCTCGAGGCGGATCAGCGGTTGCGCGACTTGTATTCCGATCCCAACGCCTGGACGCGCAAGGCGATTTTGAACGTGGCCGCCTCCGGAAAGTTTTCCAGCGACCGCACGATCGCCGAATATGCAGCCGCCATCTGGAAAGTGGAATCCTGTCCTGTGCCATAG
- a CDS encoding phosphoketolase family protein: MATSTGKNIAVETISAYGPARSTIKGAPLSAEELEKIDAYWRASLYLCMGMMYLQDNPLLREPLRMDQIKARLLGHWGSDAGQAFAYVHFNRLINKYDLNAIFISGPGHGAPAVLSQAYLEGTYSEIYPDKSEDLAGMQRFFKQFSFPGGIGSHATPETPGSIHEGGELGYSISHAFGAVYDHPDLITLVMVGDGEAETGPLAASWHSNKFLNPITDGAVLPVLHLNGYKINNPTLLARISHEELEALFVGYGYTPLFVEGSEPDSMHQAMAATLEHCVLEIRKIQEEARRTGKAVRPRWPMIILRSPKGWTAPRKVDGHYLEGFWRAHQVPLDTAGNPHHLKVLETWMRGYQPEKLFDQEGRLLPELQALAPKGTRRMSANPVANGGLLRKPLEMPDFRSAAVDVKKPGATLAGSVATLGNFLREVMRKNMKNFRVFGPDETQSNQLQAIYEVAKKSWLGEYFPEDNDGGELAPDGRVMEMLSEHTVEGWLEGYLLTGRHGLINSYEAFVHVIDSMFNQHAKWLEKCNELPWRAKISSLNLLITGLVWRQDHNGFTHQDPGFLDVVANKSPEVVRIYLPPDANSLLSVADHCLRSINYVNVIVADKKTHPQYLDMEAAIAHCTKGIGIWSWAGNDQGVEPDVVMASCGDVPTMESLAATALLRQRLPDVKVRFVNVVDLFKLVPHSEHPHGLTDREFEAIFTHDKPVVFNFHAYPWLIHRLTYRRPAQHHIHVRGYKEQGNINTPLELAIRNHTDRFSLAIDAIDRMPRFRVTGANVREALVNEQIACLQHAHEFGIDRPDLTEWKWPL, encoded by the coding sequence ATGGCAACGTCGACGGGAAAAAACATCGCTGTCGAGACGATCTCCGCCTACGGACCGGCCCGCTCGACGATCAAAGGCGCGCCGCTCAGCGCCGAGGAGTTGGAGAAGATCGATGCGTACTGGCGGGCGAGCCTCTACCTGTGCATGGGCATGATGTATCTCCAGGATAACCCGCTGCTCCGTGAACCGCTGAGAATGGACCAGATCAAGGCGCGACTGCTGGGCCATTGGGGCTCCGACGCGGGCCAGGCCTTTGCCTATGTTCACTTCAACCGGTTGATCAACAAGTATGACCTGAATGCGATCTTCATCTCCGGGCCGGGCCACGGCGCGCCGGCCGTCCTCTCCCAGGCCTATCTCGAAGGAACGTATTCGGAGATTTACCCCGACAAGAGTGAGGACCTGGCCGGGATGCAGCGCTTCTTCAAGCAGTTTTCCTTCCCCGGCGGGATCGGCAGCCATGCCACTCCCGAAACGCCGGGAAGCATACATGAGGGTGGCGAGCTGGGCTACAGCATCTCGCACGCCTTCGGGGCCGTCTACGATCACCCGGATCTGATCACGCTGGTCATGGTGGGGGACGGGGAGGCCGAAACGGGTCCCCTCGCTGCGAGCTGGCACAGCAACAAGTTCCTCAACCCGATCACGGACGGCGCCGTGCTGCCGGTCCTGCACCTCAATGGCTACAAGATCAATAATCCCACGCTCCTGGCGCGCATCAGCCATGAAGAGCTGGAGGCCCTGTTCGTCGGCTACGGATACACCCCCTTGTTCGTGGAAGGGAGTGAACCCGACAGCATGCACCAGGCGATGGCCGCCACGCTGGAACATTGTGTCCTCGAGATCCGCAAGATCCAGGAAGAGGCGCGGCGCACCGGCAAGGCGGTCCGGCCGCGCTGGCCCATGATCATCCTGCGCAGTCCCAAGGGCTGGACGGCCCCGCGGAAGGTAGACGGGCACTACCTGGAGGGTTTCTGGCGGGCGCACCAGGTTCCGCTGGACACCGCAGGCAACCCCCATCACCTGAAGGTGCTGGAGACCTGGATGCGCGGCTACCAGCCGGAGAAGCTCTTCGACCAGGAAGGCCGGCTCCTTCCGGAATTGCAAGCGCTGGCCCCCAAAGGGACCCGGCGGATGAGCGCCAACCCCGTCGCCAACGGCGGCTTGTTACGGAAGCCCCTGGAGATGCCGGATTTCCGCAGCGCCGCCGTTGACGTCAAGAAACCCGGTGCGACCCTGGCGGGCAGCGTCGCGACCCTCGGCAATTTCCTCCGGGAGGTCATGCGGAAGAACATGAAGAACTTCCGGGTCTTCGGGCCGGACGAGACCCAGTCCAACCAGCTCCAGGCCATCTACGAAGTCGCCAAGAAGTCCTGGCTCGGCGAGTACTTCCCGGAAGACAACGACGGCGGGGAGCTGGCCCCGGACGGGCGCGTCATGGAGATGCTCAGCGAGCACACCGTGGAAGGGTGGCTGGAGGGCTATCTCCTGACCGGCCGGCATGGCCTGATCAACAGCTACGAGGCGTTCGTTCACGTGATCGACTCGATGTTCAACCAGCACGCCAAGTGGCTGGAGAAGTGCAACGAGCTGCCCTGGCGCGCCAAGATCTCGTCGCTCAACCTGCTGATCACCGGCCTGGTCTGGCGGCAGGACCATAATGGTTTCACCCACCAGGACCCCGGATTCCTGGACGTGGTGGCGAACAAGAGTCCCGAAGTGGTCCGTATCTATCTGCCGCCCGATGCCAACTCCCTGCTGTCGGTGGCCGACCATTGCCTGCGCAGCATCAACTATGTGAACGTGATCGTCGCGGACAAAAAGACTCACCCGCAGTACCTGGACATGGAGGCGGCGATCGCCCACTGCACCAAGGGCATAGGAATCTGGAGCTGGGCCGGCAACGATCAGGGGGTCGAACCCGATGTGGTCATGGCGAGCTGCGGCGACGTGCCGACCATGGAATCCCTGGCCGCCACCGCCCTCCTTCGCCAGCGCCTGCCCGACGTGAAGGTCCGGTTCGTGAACGTGGTGGATCTTTTCAAGCTGGTGCCCCATTCCGAGCATCCCCACGGCCTGACGGACCGCGAGTTCGAGGCCATTTTCACGCACGACAAGCCGGTGGTCTTCAACTTCCACGCCTACCCGTGGCTCATCCACCGGCTTACCTATCGGAGGCCCGCGCAGCATCATATCCACGTGCGCGGCTACAAGGAGCAGGGCAACATCAACACGCCGCTGGAACTCGCGATCCGGAATCACACCGACCGCTTCAGCCTGGCCATCGACGCCATAGACCGGATGCCCCGTTTCCGGGTAACCGGCGCCAACGTTCGCGAGGCGCTGGTCAACGAGCAGATCGCGTGTCTCCAGCACGCCCATGAGTTCGGCATCGACCGGCCCGACCTCACGGAGTGGAAGTGGCCGCTTTAG
- a CDS encoding sigma 54-interacting transcriptional regulator, protein MLNRDEFLREVTLRICSGLEIKETLRNAFEYLREHFPLDGLILFILDERMGATRHIAHAFYKGAVPPDEIIPLPEGMPEKIAARNFSTPFIVDAEGDEIFRYFAPLVGLEGNTDLIVPLRMSGRLLGGLTLRARGEGRYTEEQAEFLGCIARPFAIALANALAHEEVLRYQAILLDDKRFLSRELHRGAAGEVIGGETGLRKVMEMVRQVAPLNNTVLLLGETGTGKEMIADAIHFSSPRKDGPYIKVNCGALPENLIDSELFGHEKGAFTGAVAESRGRFERADGGTIFLDEIGELSPTAQIRLLRVLQDREVERVGGKRPIPVDIRVIAATHRDLQSMITEGRFREDLWYRLSGFPIPVPPVRQRKSDIPALTRHFVTVKSRELGIAVPPSIAPGALLRLMEYDWPGNVRELENMVERELIRHRGGPLTFETMLPRVEERTEAVSAGDSRPRLPIKLDEAMAAHISEVLKVAHGKIHGPGGAAELLGVKPTTLRWRMDQLGIQYRRRDRGTN, encoded by the coding sequence ATGCTCAACCGCGACGAATTCCTCCGGGAGGTTACCCTCCGGATCTGCAGCGGCCTGGAGATCAAGGAAACGCTGCGCAATGCGTTCGAATACCTGAGGGAGCATTTTCCGCTCGACGGGCTGATCCTCTTCATCCTGGACGAACGAATGGGCGCGACCCGGCACATCGCCCACGCTTTCTACAAGGGCGCCGTTCCTCCCGACGAGATTATCCCGCTGCCGGAGGGGATGCCGGAGAAGATCGCGGCGCGGAATTTTTCCACGCCCTTCATCGTGGACGCGGAAGGGGACGAGATCTTCCGCTACTTCGCGCCCCTGGTGGGGCTCGAGGGGAACACGGACCTGATCGTCCCCTTGCGCATGAGCGGGAGGCTGCTCGGCGGCCTGACCCTGCGCGCTCGAGGGGAGGGGCGGTACACCGAGGAACAGGCCGAGTTCCTCGGTTGCATCGCGAGGCCGTTCGCGATCGCCCTGGCCAACGCCCTCGCCCACGAGGAGGTGCTCCGGTACCAGGCCATCCTGCTGGACGACAAGCGATTCCTGAGCCGCGAGCTGCACCGTGGCGCCGCGGGCGAAGTGATCGGCGGCGAGACGGGACTCCGCAAGGTGATGGAAATGGTGCGCCAGGTGGCGCCGCTCAACAATACGGTGCTCCTTCTCGGCGAAACCGGGACCGGCAAGGAAATGATCGCCGACGCGATCCACTTCTCCTCGCCGCGCAAGGACGGTCCGTACATCAAGGTGAACTGCGGCGCCCTGCCGGAGAACCTGATCGACAGCGAGCTGTTCGGCCACGAAAAGGGGGCATTTACCGGAGCGGTCGCCGAGAGCCGGGGGCGTTTCGAGCGGGCCGACGGAGGGACCATATTCCTGGACGAGATCGGCGAACTGTCACCGACCGCGCAGATACGGCTCCTTCGGGTGCTGCAGGATCGCGAGGTCGAGCGGGTCGGGGGAAAGCGCCCGATCCCCGTCGACATCCGCGTGATCGCGGCGACGCACCGCGATCTGCAGAGCATGATAACGGAAGGCCGCTTCCGCGAGGACCTCTGGTATCGGCTGAGCGGCTTTCCCATTCCTGTGCCCCCAGTGCGGCAGCGGAAGAGCGACATCCCGGCTCTCACACGCCATTTCGTCACGGTGAAGAGCAGGGAACTCGGCATCGCGGTCCCGCCCTCGATAGCCCCCGGGGCGCTTCTGCGGCTTATGGAGTACGACTGGCCCGGGAACGTGCGCGAGCTGGAGAACATGGTCGAACGCGAACTGATCCGGCACCGCGGCGGTCCCCTGACCTTTGAGACGATGCTGCCACGCGTGGAGGAACGGACAGAGGCCGTTTCCGCCGGCGACTCCCGTCCTCGCCTCCCGATAAAGCTGGACGAAGCCATGGCGGCGCACATCTCCGAGGTGCTCAAGGTTGCCCATGGCAAGATCCATGGCCCCGGCGGGGCGGCGGAATTGCTTGGTGTGAAACCGACGACTCTGCGCTGGCGCATGGACCAGCTCGGCATCCAGTACCGTCGCCGGGATCGGGGAACCAACTGA
- a CDS encoding Fic family protein produces the protein MARVTGTYRTTAVGGEKVDAFIPNPLPPKDPTLSITGDLARLYAEALSAIEKLAVAGTMVPSADWFLYGFVRKEAVISSQIEGTQATLMDVLTYEATKKADRLSDVEEVCNYVDALAFARAEIARPKGLPLSIRLLCGAHKRLMHGTRGADKHPGAVRTTQNWIGGTRPGNAVYVPPPPDVVPKALTDLERWIHGEDPLPPLVRAGVAHVQFETIHPFLDGNGRIGRLLIALLLEHWGILSSPLLYLSLAFKRHRADYYRRLLEVRNQGDWEGWTDFFLRCVCESAADGVSAATRLFALLGKDRRAVANHKATTVTAIRLLDLLPEHPVITLPRAMELLKTTKPTAGKAIDALCQAGVLAETTGRQRDRIYAYSAYLKVLAEDTDETA, from the coding sequence TTGGCCCGCGTCACAGGCACCTACCGGACCACAGCCGTCGGGGGCGAGAAGGTCGACGCCTTCATCCCGAATCCTCTTCCGCCCAAGGACCCTACCCTGTCCATCACGGGGGACCTTGCCAGACTTTACGCAGAGGCGCTCTCCGCCATCGAGAAACTCGCCGTCGCTGGCACCATGGTGCCCAGCGCTGACTGGTTCCTTTATGGTTTCGTGAGGAAGGAAGCCGTCATCTCGTCGCAGATCGAGGGAACCCAGGCCACGCTGATGGATGTATTGACCTACGAGGCCACGAAAAAAGCGGATCGTCTTTCCGACGTGGAGGAGGTCTGCAACTACGTTGACGCGCTGGCCTTCGCTCGCGCGGAAATCGCCAGGCCGAAGGGGCTCCCGCTCTCCATCAGGCTTCTTTGCGGAGCCCACAAGCGCCTGATGCACGGCACGCGGGGCGCCGACAAACACCCGGGCGCCGTCCGCACCACGCAGAACTGGATCGGCGGGACCCGCCCCGGAAACGCGGTGTACGTTCCACCACCCCCAGACGTCGTCCCGAAGGCCTTGACGGACCTTGAACGGTGGATTCACGGGGAAGATCCCCTCCCTCCGCTTGTTCGCGCCGGGGTAGCCCATGTCCAATTCGAGACCATCCACCCGTTCCTGGACGGGAACGGCCGCATCGGGCGTCTGCTGATCGCGCTGCTCCTGGAGCACTGGGGAATCCTTTCATCGCCCCTTTTGTACTTGAGCCTCGCCTTTAAGCGGCACCGGGCGGACTACTACCGGCGCCTTCTCGAAGTGCGCAACCAGGGCGACTGGGAGGGGTGGACGGACTTCTTCCTGCGCTGCGTCTGTGAATCCGCCGCGGACGGCGTCAGCGCCGCCACGCGTCTCTTCGCGCTCCTCGGCAAGGACCGTCGCGCGGTAGCGAATCACAAAGCGACGACCGTCACGGCCATCCGGCTGCTGGACCTGTTACCGGAACACCCAGTGATCACGCTGCCTCGCGCGATGGAGCTGCTCAAGACCACCAAACCGACCGCGGGGAAGGCCATCGATGCCCTCTGCCAGGCGGGAGTTCTTGCCGAGACCACCGGCAGACAGCGCGACCGTATCTACGCCTATAGCGCCTATCTGAAAGTCCTGGCCGAAGACACCGATGAAACGGCCTGA
- a CDS encoding HAD family phosphatase: MKPISLPRPEAVLFDFDGILVDSEPMHYRAFTEVLDPLGLGFPWKAYVEIYMGFDDRDAFREAYRAKGIDLDDANLAKLVAAKSRAFQDGLRTGVTAYPGAVSLIETLHAAGGPLALCSGALRSDIAPILAQLGVAHCFDVIVSADDVRKSKPDPESYALAFRRLAERHPTSLTVPGESVAVEDTPAGIRSAKGAGLRVLAVTNSYGAGDLAGADWIVESLESVRFEG; this comes from the coding sequence ATGAAACCAATTTCGCTCCCAAGGCCCGAAGCGGTCCTCTTCGATTTCGACGGGATTCTCGTCGACAGCGAGCCGATGCATTACCGGGCGTTCACCGAGGTTCTCGATCCGCTCGGGTTGGGGTTCCCGTGGAAAGCGTACGTCGAGATCTACATGGGGTTCGACGATCGCGACGCGTTCCGGGAGGCGTACCGGGCGAAGGGGATCGACCTCGACGACGCGAACCTCGCGAAGCTCGTCGCCGCGAAGTCCCGGGCATTCCAGGACGGGCTCCGGACCGGGGTGACGGCCTATCCCGGTGCGGTCTCCCTGATCGAAACCCTGCACGCGGCCGGGGGGCCGCTGGCCCTCTGCAGCGGCGCCCTCCGCTCCGACATCGCCCCGATCCTCGCGCAACTTGGCGTCGCCCACTGCTTCGACGTGATCGTTTCGGCCGACGACGTTCGCAAGTCCAAGCCCGACCCGGAAAGCTACGCGCTCGCCTTCAGGCGATTGGCGGAGAGGCACCCCACGTCGCTGACGGTCCCGGGAGAATCGGTCGCCGTCGAGGACACCCCCGCAGGGATCCGGTCCGCGAAAGGGGCGGGACTCCGGGTGCTCGCCGTCACCAACAGCTACGGTGCGGGGGATCTCGCCGGAGCCGACTGGATCGTCGAATCGCTGGAGAGCGTCCGCTTCGAGGGGTGA